In Nicotiana tabacum cultivar K326 chromosome 11, ASM71507v2, whole genome shotgun sequence, a single window of DNA contains:
- the LOC107811785 gene encoding mitochondrial uncoupling protein 5-like, which translates to MGVKGFVEGGIASIIAGCSTHPLDLIKVRMQLQGETPAPAAAVQNLRPALAFHSGTHATTHIHVPAPPPPPRVGPVAVGVKIIQQEGVAALFSGVSATVLRQTLYSTTRMGLYDMLKQKWTDPDTNNMPLSRKIVAGLIAGGIGAAVGNPADVAMVRMQADGRLPLAQRRNYKSVVDAITQMSKSEGITSLWRGSSLTVNRAMLVTASQLASYDQFKETILEKGLMKDGLGTHVTASFAAGFVAAVASNPVDVIKTRVMNMRVEPGMAPPYSGALDCAMKTIKAEGPMALYKGFIPTISRQGPFTIVLFVTLEQVRKLLKDY; encoded by the coding sequence ATGGGTGTTAAAGGATTTGTTGAAGGAGGTATTGCTTCTATTATTGCTGGGTGTAGTACTCACCCACTTGATTTAATTAAGGTACGGATGCAACTTCAGGGTGAAACCCCTGCTCCGGCGGCGGCTGTTCAGAATCTCCGGCCTGCACTTGCTTTTCATAGTGGTACCCACGCTACGACTCATATTCATGTTCCGGCGCCGCCACCTCCTCCCCGTGTGGGTCCTGTTGCTGTGGGTGTAAAGATCATACAGCAAGAAGGTGTTGCTGCTTTGTTCTCCGGCGTGTCGGCGACTGTTCTCCGTCAGACGCTTTATTCTACTACCCGGATGGGTTTGTACGATATGTTGAAGCAGAAATGGACCGATCCGGATACTAACAACATGCCTTTGTCGAGGAAGATCGTCGCCGGACTAATCGCCGGAGGTATCGGAGCCGCTGTCGGAAACCCGGCCGACGTTGCTATGGTCCGCATGCAAGCTGACGGCCGGCTCCCGTTAGCTCAGCGGCGCAACTACAAAAGCGTTGTTGATGCTATAACGCAAATGAGCAAGAGCGAAGGGATTACTAGCCTGTGGCGCGGCTCGTCTCTTACGGTGAACCGCGCTATGCTCGTTACAGCATCACAGCTGGCATCGTACGATCAGTTTAAAGAGACGATCTTAGAGAAGGGGCTGATGAAGGACGGGCTTGGGACCCACGTGACGGCAAGCTTCGCCGCCGGGTTCGTGGCGGCAGTGGCATCGAATCCGGTAGACGTGATTAAGACACGTGTCATGAACATGAGGGTGGAGCCCGGTATGGCCCCACCTTATAGTGGGGCcctagattgtgctatgaaaacTATCAAAGCTGAGGGACCCATGGCACTTTACAAGGGTTTCATCCCTACAATCTCAAGGCAAGGACCATTCACTATTGTGCTCTTTGTCACACTGGAACAGGTCCGgaaattactcaaggattactga